A single genomic interval of Lacrimispora sphenoides JCM 1415 harbors:
- a CDS encoding extracellular solute-binding protein — MRKRIISTGISAVLIGGLLLTACGGNRSEVSSSSISGSKETGSAVEANSSVSAEEGDPFGKYDPSIKMTFARTVDNDLNDNILPKTPGETIDSNRWLDLYSKDLGIDISYAWTVRGGLNDDAYTQKLNVTIASGDLPDVLIVNRTQLKQLAESDMIVDMTEYYDKYASELTREVYNSEGPGILESATFNGRLMAVPYADASVESTQYLWLRQDWLDKLNLEPPKTMQDLLKIAKAFTTLDPDGNGKDDTYAMAITKNLYSGAMGTEGFFAGYHSYPNMWVKTDEGTLAWGSVLPETKDALQALADMYAAGEIDPEFGIKDGAKVAEMIAAGKIGIDFGEQWNPMYPLISSYQNDPEADWVGYPIVSIDDTLPKVPQKFRTQWYYAVRKDYANPEAVVKLINLHLEKNWGENNEFDYYYMPVENEAAGVWKFSPVAPAPTNKNLEAFNEIQKARKLGDMSILKGEPAVIQKNLEAYYGGDTTQWGWEKIYGPTGVFNALNGYIENGQVMREEFVGAPTPTMVDKQSSLRTMELEMFARIIMGDVSIDEFDKFVENWNALGGAQMTKEVNEWYQSVKK, encoded by the coding sequence ATGAGAAAACGTATTATTAGCACAGGTATATCTGCTGTATTGATTGGGGGGTTACTGCTTACTGCCTGCGGAGGCAACCGTTCGGAGGTTTCATCATCTTCTATAAGCGGATCAAAGGAAACAGGCTCTGCTGTTGAAGCAAACAGCTCCGTTTCGGCAGAAGAAGGGGATCCGTTTGGAAAATATGATCCATCTATTAAAATGACGTTTGCCCGTACGGTAGATAATGATCTGAATGATAACATACTGCCGAAAACTCCAGGGGAAACAATTGATAGCAACAGATGGTTGGATTTGTATTCAAAGGACTTAGGTATTGACATCAGCTATGCCTGGACTGTAAGAGGTGGTCTCAATGATGACGCTTATACACAGAAGTTAAATGTTACTATTGCATCCGGAGACTTACCAGATGTACTGATTGTAAACCGGACACAGTTGAAGCAATTGGCAGAATCAGATATGATCGTAGACATGACAGAGTATTATGACAAGTATGCCAGCGAACTGACAAGGGAAGTTTATAATTCAGAAGGTCCTGGAATCCTGGAGTCTGCTACGTTTAATGGCCGTTTAATGGCTGTGCCTTATGCAGATGCATCAGTGGAAAGTACACAATATCTATGGCTTCGTCAGGATTGGCTGGATAAGCTTAATCTGGAACCTCCCAAGACGATGCAGGATTTATTGAAAATTGCAAAAGCGTTCACAACCCTTGACCCTGATGGGAATGGCAAAGATGATACCTATGCAATGGCTATTACAAAAAATTTGTACAGCGGTGCCATGGGTACAGAGGGTTTTTTTGCAGGATATCATTCTTATCCGAATATGTGGGTGAAAACGGATGAAGGAACTTTAGCCTGGGGAAGCGTGCTTCCGGAAACAAAGGATGCATTACAGGCTTTGGCAGATATGTATGCGGCCGGAGAAATTGATCCGGAATTTGGAATCAAAGACGGCGCCAAGGTTGCAGAGATGATAGCGGCGGGAAAAATAGGTATTGATTTTGGTGAGCAGTGGAATCCGATGTATCCGCTTATCAGCAGCTATCAAAATGACCCGGAAGCGGACTGGGTTGGCTATCCGATCGTATCAATTGATGATACATTACCTAAAGTTCCGCAAAAGTTCCGTACTCAATGGTATTATGCTGTTCGCAAAGATTATGCGAACCCAGAAGCCGTAGTTAAATTGATTAATCTGCACCTTGAGAAAAACTGGGGTGAGAACAATGAATTTGATTACTATTATATGCCGGTTGAAAATGAAGCAGCAGGTGTATGGAAGTTCTCACCGGTTGCACCGGCTCCGACCAATAAGAATCTTGAGGCATTTAATGAGATTCAAAAAGCACGCAAGCTGGGAGATATGAGTATCCTGAAAGGTGAACCGGCTGTAATTCAGAAAAATCTGGAAGCTTATTATGGTGGTGATACCACTCAGTGGGGCTGGGAGAAAATATATGGGCCTACAGGAGTCTTTAATGCGCTGAATGGATATATTGAAAATGGACAGGTGATGAGAGAGGAGTTTGTAGGTGCACCTACGCCGACTATGGTAGATAAACAATCCTCTTTGCGTACCATGGAACTGGAGATGTTTGCCCGGATTATCATGGGTGATGTTTCCATAGATGAGTTTGATAAGTTCGTTGAAAACTGGAATGCTCTTGGTGGGGCTCAGATGACAAAGGAAGTTAACGAATGGTATCAGTCCGTTAAAAAATAA